The following are encoded in a window of Drosophila simulans strain w501 chromosome 3L, Prin_Dsim_3.1, whole genome shotgun sequence genomic DNA:
- the LOC6737668 gene encoding salivary glue protein Sgs-3, whose translation MKLTIATVLASILLIGFANVANCSDCGCPTKATTTCAPPTKPTCKSTSTTTTTTTTTTTTTTTTRAPPTKPTCKSTSTTTTTTRAPPTTTCKTSTTTTTTHKPTTHSTPKTKPTKHTTPKTKPTKHTTPKTKPTKHTTPTTTTTTTPKPCGCKSCGPGGEPCKGCGKRSALCQDLNGLLRNLERQVRQCVCGQPDWLL comes from the exons ATGAAGCTGACAATTGCTACAGTTCTAG CGAGCATCCTGCTTATTGGCTTCGCTAATGTTGCCAACTGTTCGGATTGTGGATGCCCAACCAAGGCCACAACTACCTGTGCGCCACCCACGAAACCTACATGCAAATCTACTtccaccacaaccacaactacaaccacaaccacaaccacaaccacaactACCCGTGCGCCACCCACGAAACCTACATGCAAATCTACTtccaccacaaccacaactACCCGTGCGCCACCCACAACTACTTGCAAAACAAGTACTACAACTACCACCACACACAAACCCACCACACATTCGAcccccaaaacaaaacccacCAAACATACAAcccccaaaacaaaacccacCAAACATACAAcccccaaaacaaaacccacCAAACATACAACCcccacaaccacaaccaccaccacaccTAAGCCGTGTGGTTGCAAGAGCTGCGGTCCTGGAGGCGAGCCTTGCAAAGGATGTGGTAAGAGGAGTGCACTGTGCCAGGATCTCAACGGCTTACTCCGCAATCTGGAGCGGCAGGTCCGTCAATGCGTCTGCGGCCAACCGGATTGGTTGCTGTGA
- the LOC6739637 gene encoding uncharacterized protein LOC6739637 isoform X2, with product MESSSSVVAEMESSSPSDHGQPTQITSIDGFFNRKRGRPPKNRFVEVYKSAQHSPQAIFTSFKLERSDYSGPGAPVPGGSSSTVATAEDRLSLADHDGSAADLTPSRYRKRGRVWAPSSSSLEQPSKRIANQPTHFAARSETESRSSRHESLAQPTLQPSEPLETISSRNLSSRILDKVSVVRAAGTFYPENANSAAPRETPEVASSRYNSRQESTDLEVDQPEDLSMRPSLPEATATPAVVGPALNMNLLQFKQLIDLYQRQVLLPSFLAAASQPLALPGSAAGPGASGSLLDMRILLENAAQQKLMLLNAAASATASAVAATTMDSGQRTATKRIRDHDIPNGYLKFRFNEDCGFERCGYRNHQSHFHCNRRDCHYSFCDKTRFVQHTARHERMDTLMGDDFRQFRANMQCGVASCSYATASGAATEGNHLNRIETVTASSRKTSHFHCRKCDYVCTDSNKVVAHRRLHLRQDYVRSAGFRKVAGNEQCDSPGCSYAQRHTHYHCVTCDGGVLSRAQLAAHKHRTGFPKQEADTTP from the exons ATGGAGTCCAGCAGCAGTGTCGTCGCGGAGATGGAGTCCTCCAGTCCAAGTGATCACGGCCAGCCCACCCAGATCACCTCCATCGATGGCTTCTTCAATCGGAAACGGGGGCGTCCGCCAAAGAATCGTTTTGTGGAGGTCTACAAGAGC GCCCAGCACTCGCCGCAGGCCATCTTCACCAGCTTTAAGCTGGAGAGAAGCGATTACTCCGGCCCAGGAGCACCTGTTCCCGGTGGCTCATCGTCTACAGTGGCCACTGCAGAGGATCGTTTGTCTCTGGCGGATCACGATGGATCAGCAGCTGATCTCACACCTAGTCGCTACCGGAAACGGGGTCGTGTTTGggcgccatcatcatcatctttggAGCAGCCCAGCAAGAGAATCGCCAATCAGCCAACCCATTTTGCAGCGAGAAGTGAGACAGAGTCTCGGAGTAGCCGCCATGAGTCTTTAGCACAG CCCACCTTACAGCCCTCAGAGCCTTTAGAAACAATCTCGTCGAGGAATTTATCAAGCAGAATTTTGGATAAAGTTTCAG TTGTTCGTGCGGCGGGAACTTTTTATCCGGAGAATGCGAACTCAGCTGCCCCACGTGAAACGCCGGAAGTGGCTAGTTCGAGATACAACAGTCGCCAGGAGTCGACCGACTTGGAGGTGGACCAGCCGGAGGATCTGAGCATGCGTCCATCTCTGCCGGAAGCCACTGCCACACCGGCGGTAGTGGGACCAGCTCTGAATATGAATCTGTTGCAGTTTAAGCAGCTGATCGATTTGTACCAGCGACAGGTGCTGTTGCCCAGCTTCCTGGCGGCAGCCAGTCAACCGTTGGCATTACCGGGCTCAGCAGCAGGTCCTGGAGCTTCAGGATCCCTTCTGGACATGCGCATTTTGCTGGAGAATGCCGCTCAACAGAAGCTAATGCTGCTGAATGCAGCTGCAAGTGCAACGGCAAGTGCAGTGGCAGCCACAACAATGGACTCCGGTCAAAGGACTGCGACGAAACGTATCCGGGATCACGACATTCCGAATGGCTACCTAAAATTCCGCTTCAACGAGGACTGTGGATTCGAGAGGTGTGGCTACCGGAATCACCAGTCGCACTTCCACTGCAACCGGCGGGATTGCCACTATAGTTTCTGCGACAAGACCCGCTTTGTGCAACACACGGCGCGTCATGAGCGAATGGACACGTTGATGGGCGATGATTTCCGCCAATTCCGGGCCAACATGCAATGCGGAGTGGCCAGCTGCTCTTATGCCACGGCAAGTGGTGCAGCCACGGAGGGCAACCATCTAAACAGGATAG AGACGGTTACGGCATCCTCGCGAAAAACTTCGCACTTTCACTGCCGCAAGTGCGATTATGTGTGCACGGATTCGAACAAGGTGGTGGCCCATCGAAGATTGCACCTTCGCCAGGACTACGTGCGGAGTGCTGGCTTCCGCAAGGTGGCCGGAAACGAGCAGTGCGATTCTCCCGGCTGCTCCTACGCCCAGCGGCACACCCACTACCACTGCGTCACCTGCGACGGCGGAGTCCTTTCACGAGCACAACTGGCAGCCCACAAACACCGGACTGGCTTTCCAAAACAGGAGGCGGATACCACTCCCTAG
- the LOC123327167 gene encoding protein new-glue 1-like, protein MKYLFVVALIALAIQVASSASTTTTTDATTTTSAATTTTAASTTTTTASSTHKKRCWRGNNWCHTRIPKRKCKHPRKCHKTVVIVTHRKN, encoded by the coding sequence ATGAAGTACCTTTTCGTGGTTGCCCTTATTGCCCTGGCCATCCAGGTGGCTTCCTCTGCTAGTACCACTACTACAACTGATGCCACTACCACAACCtctgcggcaacaacaaccactgcaGCTTCAACCACGACGACAACCGCCTCTTCCACCCACAAAAAGCGTTGTTGGAGGGGCAACAACTGGTGCCACACCCGAATCCCCAAGAGGAAGTGCAAGCACCCAAGGAAATGCCACAAGACCGTCGTGATTGTGACCCACAGAAAGAACTAG
- the LOC27208485 gene encoding salivary glue protein Sgs-8, with the protein MKLIVVVVIACILLIGFADLASAGTNDCSCLVCGPGGKSCTGCEERVPLCTNLINIMRELERKVRQCVCGEQMWLF; encoded by the exons ATGAAGCTGATCGTTGTCGTCGTCATTG CGTGCATCCTGCTCATCGGATTCGCTGATCTCGCCTCGGCGGGCACCAATGATTGTTCCTGCTTGGTGTGTGGACCTGGTGGCAAGTCGTGTACTGGGTGTGAAGAACGTGTTCCCCTCTGCACAAATCTGATCAACATTATGCGCGAGCTCGAGCGGAAGGTGCGTCAGTGCGTCTGCGGAGAGCAGATGTGGCTGTTCTAG
- the LOC6739635 gene encoding salivary glue protein Sgs-7, producing MKLIAVTIIACILLIGFSDLASGCACECQPCGPGGKACGGCPEKVQLCQQLIGDIRNLQQKIRKCVCGEPQWMI from the exons ATGAAACTGATCGCAGTCACCATAATCG CTTGCATCCTGCTCATCGGATTCTCCGATCTAGCCTCGGGATGTGCCTGTGAGTGCCAACCATGTGGTCCTGGTGGAAAGGCCTGCGGGGGCTGTCCCGAAAAGGTCCAACTTTGTCAGCAGCTCATCGGCGACATTCGCAATCTCCAGCAGAAGATCCGGAAGTGCGTCTGCGGAGAACCACAATGGATGATTTAG
- the LOC6739636 gene encoding putative alpha-L-fucosidase, translating to MAISAWTPLLVALICVWISGVEVDAQVPGPRTRYQPNWASLDQRPLPQWYDNAKVGIFLHYGVYSVPSFGSEWFWTNWKNLRNPEYVQFMQRNYKPDFTYQEFASQFTAELFNATKWALLFKDSGARYVVLTSKHHDGFTLWPSKNSYGWNSMDVGPKRDIVKELAAAIRKESDLRFGLYYSLFEWFNPLWTDDKLHLLMQQHFVERKVRPEQMELVQQYLPEIIWSDGDWEAPAKYWRSEEFIAWLYNDSPVRNTVVTNDRWGFGTACMHGDFYNCADRFNPGVLQAHKWENAFTLDRTSWGQRFDVSLADFMTSKEVVKEIITTVSCNGNVLINVGPTKFGTILPIFEERLRDMGRWLKFNGEGIYGSVPWIYQNDTITGNVWYTRQKEASNGKITVYAFVLEYPYDTNELDIYPLGKDINIFRNVMLTGIDIGTGGEILNEQSTEVVMLGMEDTKIKWTADHNRLRIVFPPKNHIDKRGLDYAWTFKITISSHSHFIIIT from the exons ATGGCAATCTCCGCTTGGACGCCGCTTCTGGTGGCGCTGATCTGCGTGTGGATTTCTGGAGTGGAGGTCGACGCACAGGTGCCGGGTCCACGGACGCGATACCAGCCCAACTGGGCCAGTTTGGACCAGAGGCCACTGCCCCAATGGTACGACAATGCCAAGGTGGGCATCTTTCTGCACTACGGCGTTTACTCGGTGCCCAGTTTTGGATCCGAGTGGTTCTGGACCAACTGGAAAA ATCTCCGTAATCCAGAGTACGTCCAGTTCATGCAGCGTAATTACAAGCCCGACTTCACTTATCAGGAATTTGCGAGCCAATTCACAGCGGAGCTATTCAATGCCACCAAGTGGGCGTTACTTTTCAAAGATAGCGGAGCCAG ATATGTCGTGCTCACCAGCAAACATCACGATGGCTTCACGCTGTGGCCCTCGAAGAACAGCTACGGATGGAATTCCATGGATGTCGGGCCCAAGCGGGATATAGTCA AGGAACTGGCTGCCGCAATTCGAAAGGAGTCCGATCTTCGTTTCGGACTCTACTATTCTCTGTTCGAATGGTTCAACCCACTGTGGACCGACGACAAGCTGCATCTGTTGATGCAACAACACTTTGTGGAGCGAAAGGTGCGGCCGGAGCAAATGGAGCTGGTGCAGCAGTATCTGCCGGAGATCATCTGGTCCGACGGCGATTGGGAGGCTCCAGCGAAGTACTGGCGCTCCGAGGAGTTCATCGCCTGGCTGTATAATGATAGTCCCGTGAGGAATACGGTGGTGACCAACGATCGCTGGGGCTTCGGCACTGCGTGTATGCATGGTGACTTCTACAATTGTGCCGATCGCTTCAATCCCGGAGTTCTGCAAGCTCACAAGTGGGAAAATGCCTTCACCCTGGATCGCACCAGCTGGGGTCAGCGATTCGATGTCTCGTTGGCCGATTTTATGACCTCCAAGGAAGTAGTTAAAG AGATTATCACCACTGTGAGCTGTAATGGCAATGTGCTGATCAATGTTGGACCAACCAAGTTTGGTACCATACTGCCCATTTTCGAGGAGCGTCTAAGGGACATGGGTCGCTGGCTGAAGTTCAATGGTGAGGGTATTTACGGCAGTGTACCCTGGATTTATCAGAATGATACTATCACCGGAAATGTTTGGTATACGCGGCAAAAGGAGGCATCCAATGGAAAAATCACCGTATACGCATTTGTGCTGGAGTATCCGTACGATACCAATGAACTGGATATCTATCCGCTTGGCAAGGACATCAATATATTCCGAAATGTAATGTTGACTGGAATCGATATAGGCACCGGTGGAGAGATCCTGAATGAGCAAAGCACCGAGGTCGTTATGCTGGGCATGGAGGACACCAAAATTAAG TGGACTGCTGATCATAACCGGCTACGCATCGTGTTTCCTCCTAAAAATCACATTGATAAAAGAGGTCTTGACTATGCCTGGACTTTCAAAATAACTATAAGTAGTCATAgccattttataattattacttAA
- the LOC6739637 gene encoding uncharacterized protein LOC6739637 isoform X1: MESSSSVVAEMESSSPSDHGQPTQITSIDGFFNRKRGRPPKNRFVEVYKSAQHSPQAIFTSFKLERSDYSGPGAPVPGGSSSTVATAEDRLSLADHDGSAADLTPSRYRKRGRVWAPSSSSLEQPSKRIANQPTHFAARSETESRSSRHESLAQPTLQPSEPLETISSRNLSSRILDKVSVVRAAGTFYPENANSAAPRETPEVASSRYNSRQESTDLEVDQPEDLSMRPSLPEATATPAVVGPALNMNLLQFKQLIDLYQRQVLLPSFLAAASQPLALPGSAAGPGASGSLLDMRILLENAAQQKLMLLNAAASATASAVAATTMDSGQRTATKRIRDHDIPNGYLKFRFNEDCGFERCGYRNHQSHFHCNRRDCHYSFCDKTRFVQHTARHERMDTLMGDDFRQFRANMQCGVASCSYATASGAATEGNHLNRIDSTETVTASSRKTSHFHCRKCDYVCTDSNKVVAHRRLHLRQDYVRSAGFRKVAGNEQCDSPGCSYAQRHTHYHCVTCDGGVLSRAQLAAHKHRTGFPKQEADTTP; encoded by the exons ATGGAGTCCAGCAGCAGTGTCGTCGCGGAGATGGAGTCCTCCAGTCCAAGTGATCACGGCCAGCCCACCCAGATCACCTCCATCGATGGCTTCTTCAATCGGAAACGGGGGCGTCCGCCAAAGAATCGTTTTGTGGAGGTCTACAAGAGC GCCCAGCACTCGCCGCAGGCCATCTTCACCAGCTTTAAGCTGGAGAGAAGCGATTACTCCGGCCCAGGAGCACCTGTTCCCGGTGGCTCATCGTCTACAGTGGCCACTGCAGAGGATCGTTTGTCTCTGGCGGATCACGATGGATCAGCAGCTGATCTCACACCTAGTCGCTACCGGAAACGGGGTCGTGTTTGggcgccatcatcatcatctttggAGCAGCCCAGCAAGAGAATCGCCAATCAGCCAACCCATTTTGCAGCGAGAAGTGAGACAGAGTCTCGGAGTAGCCGCCATGAGTCTTTAGCACAG CCCACCTTACAGCCCTCAGAGCCTTTAGAAACAATCTCGTCGAGGAATTTATCAAGCAGAATTTTGGATAAAGTTTCAG TTGTTCGTGCGGCGGGAACTTTTTATCCGGAGAATGCGAACTCAGCTGCCCCACGTGAAACGCCGGAAGTGGCTAGTTCGAGATACAACAGTCGCCAGGAGTCGACCGACTTGGAGGTGGACCAGCCGGAGGATCTGAGCATGCGTCCATCTCTGCCGGAAGCCACTGCCACACCGGCGGTAGTGGGACCAGCTCTGAATATGAATCTGTTGCAGTTTAAGCAGCTGATCGATTTGTACCAGCGACAGGTGCTGTTGCCCAGCTTCCTGGCGGCAGCCAGTCAACCGTTGGCATTACCGGGCTCAGCAGCAGGTCCTGGAGCTTCAGGATCCCTTCTGGACATGCGCATTTTGCTGGAGAATGCCGCTCAACAGAAGCTAATGCTGCTGAATGCAGCTGCAAGTGCAACGGCAAGTGCAGTGGCAGCCACAACAATGGACTCCGGTCAAAGGACTGCGACGAAACGTATCCGGGATCACGACATTCCGAATGGCTACCTAAAATTCCGCTTCAACGAGGACTGTGGATTCGAGAGGTGTGGCTACCGGAATCACCAGTCGCACTTCCACTGCAACCGGCGGGATTGCCACTATAGTTTCTGCGACAAGACCCGCTTTGTGCAACACACGGCGCGTCATGAGCGAATGGACACGTTGATGGGCGATGATTTCCGCCAATTCCGGGCCAACATGCAATGCGGAGTGGCCAGCTGCTCTTATGCCACGGCAAGTGGTGCAGCCACGGAGGGCAACCATCTAAACAGGATAG ATTCCACAGAGACGGTTACGGCATCCTCGCGAAAAACTTCGCACTTTCACTGCCGCAAGTGCGATTATGTGTGCACGGATTCGAACAAGGTGGTGGCCCATCGAAGATTGCACCTTCGCCAGGACTACGTGCGGAGTGCTGGCTTCCGCAAGGTGGCCGGAAACGAGCAGTGCGATTCTCCCGGCTGCTCCTACGCCCAGCGGCACACCCACTACCACTGCGTCACCTGCGACGGCGGAGTCCTTTCACGAGCACAACTGGCAGCCCACAAACACCGGACTGGCTTTCCAAAACAGGAGGCGGATACCACTCCCTAG
- the LOC123327168 gene encoding protein new-glue 3, whose amino-acid sequence MKYLFVVALIALAIQVASSATTTTTDATTTTSAATTTTAASTTTTTASSTHKKRCWRGNNWCHTRIPKRKCKNPRRCHKTVVIVTHRKN is encoded by the coding sequence ATGAAGTACCTTTTCGTGGTTGCCCTTATTGCCCTGGCCATCCAGGTGGCTTCCTCtgctacaactacaacaactgaTGCCACTACCACAACCtctgcggcaacaacaaccactgcaGCTtcaacaacgacgacaaccGCCTCTTCCACCCACAAAAAGCGTTGTTGGAGGGGCAACAACTGGTGCCACACTCGCATCCCCAAGAGGAAGTGCAAGAACCCAAGGAGATGCCACAAGACCGTCGTGATTGTGACCCACAGGAAGAACTAG
- the LOC6737667 gene encoding protein charybde, with the protein MKMEVLSVQNHIQGKFGVNKIKDWQASTAPLEEEEELNAGVNGNTAAGEGILDVDVVDGHPASVLHMRQHQALNTRPPATPPSAGGGGPLAGLGSVGMTTPKQATSPVAAASFEAPLSGGSAAAYHHAYMTNVLSSTAQQHHPLPASPMQSTAGARFGAADNLDDVSASAVRELSQQLQAQLRDAKRRHLACTEVTLPNDLTQRIAAEIIRMSEREPCGERACTLFIEFESEPNKVKRIAYFKVDPDTVSIFELYLTLRQDKSGWSSLVPQFIKNLTRSNTINISPDFTLTKKKLYSSE; encoded by the exons ATGAAGATGGAAGTGCTCTCAGTACAAAATCACATTCAGGGAAAATTCGgtgttaataaaattaaag actGGCAAGCTTCGACGGCGCcgttggaggaggaggaggagctgaaCGCAGGCGTGAACGGGAACACAGCCGCCGGCGAGGGCATTCTGGACGTCGACGTGGTAGATGGCCATCCAGCCTCTGTGCTCCACATGCGACAGCACCAGGCGCTCAACACCCGCCCACCGGCTACGCCTCCATCGGCAGGTGGCGGTGGTCCGTTGGCGGGCTTAGGATCCGTCGGTATGACCACTCCCAAACAGGCCACGTCGCCGGTGGCCGCGGCCAGTTTTGAGGCGCCCCTTAGCGGTGGCAGTGCAGCCGCCTACCATCACGCCTACATGACCAACGTGCTGTCCAGCACCgcccagcagcaccacccactgcccgCATCGCCGATGCAGTCGACCGCCGGCGCTCGGTTTGGGGCCGCCGACAATCTGGACGATGTGAGCGCCAGCGCAGTGCGGGAACTGTCGCAGCAACTGCAGGCTCAGCTGAGGGATGCCAAGCGTCGCCACCTGGCCTGCACCGAGGTCACGCTGCCCAACGACCTCACGCAGCGCATCGCCGCCGAGATCATCCGGATGTCGGAGCGAGAACCATGCGGCGAGCGCGCTTGCACGCTCTTCATTGAGTTCGAGAGCGAGCCCAACAAAGTCAA GCGCATTGCATACTTTAAGGTGGATCCGGACACGGTGTCCATCTTCGAGCTGTACTTGACGTTGAGGCAGGACAAGAGCGGCTGGAGCTCCTTGGTGCCGCAGTTTATTAA AAACCTTACTCGTAGCAATACCATCAACATCAGTCCCGACTTCACGCTGACCAAGAAAAAGCTCTACTCATCCGAGTGA